One window of the Dethiobacter alkaliphilus AHT 1 genome contains the following:
- a CDS encoding FMN-binding protein — protein sequence MRFKKFWLLALVFLLAGSLLLAGCGEPANNNDNNNEVNGEEPGDDVVLNRYRGIFEDGGVQQVAVQFHLDEDGTIYDMSFRHLEYGGTDYRELEEDHALYAVVQQHEQIIEYLEGKNIDEIDALHNPGDFVEDVDGMSGATVRANKVYSAMRDALNRGIYSPGNGVADLEGDFEDGRYRGVFGDRGDQQIAVQFHLNGNIIEDMSFRHLYHGGNDYREMEEGDALYPIVEQHEQIIEYLEGQDIRTVLADLHNPGDFIEDVDGFSGATVRANKVYSAMMDGLARGLYAPGNGVADVEGDFEDGRYRGTFGDRGDIQVGVQFHLNDNVIEDMSFRYLYYGGTDFRELEEDHAFYGVAEQHEQIIEYLEGQDIRTALADLHYPGDFIEDVDNWSGASVRANKVYSAMRSALARGVYQYR from the coding sequence ATGAGATTCAAAAAGTTTTGGCTGCTGGCATTGGTATTTTTGCTGGCAGGGTCTCTCCTTCTTGCTGGTTGCGGTGAACCCGCAAACAACAATGACAACAACAATGAGGTCAACGGAGAAGAGCCCGGTGATGATGTAGTACTTAACCGCTACAGAGGAATTTTTGAAGACGGTGGCGTTCAGCAGGTAGCTGTCCAGTTCCACCTGGATGAAGACGGCACTATTTATGACATGAGTTTCCGTCACCTGGAGTATGGTGGTACGGACTATCGTGAACTGGAAGAGGATCATGCTTTGTATGCAGTGGTTCAACAGCACGAGCAAATCATCGAGTACTTAGAAGGAAAGAATATCGATGAGATTGATGCTCTGCACAATCCGGGAGATTTTGTGGAAGATGTGGACGGCATGAGTGGCGCCACAGTGCGTGCCAACAAAGTATACTCTGCCATGAGAGATGCACTGAACAGAGGTATTTACAGCCCCGGCAACGGCGTTGCCGACCTGGAAGGCGACTTTGAAGACGGCCGCTACAGAGGCGTGTTTGGTGACCGTGGCGACCAGCAAATCGCAGTTCAGTTCCACCTGAACGGCAACATTATTGAAGATATGAGCTTCCGTCATCTTTATCATGGTGGAAACGACTACCGTGAAATGGAAGAGGGAGATGCACTGTATCCAATCGTGGAGCAGCATGAGCAGATCATCGAATATCTGGAGGGCCAGGATATCCGCACAGTCCTTGCAGACCTGCACAATCCCGGCGACTTCATCGAAGATGTTGATGGTTTCAGCGGAGCTACCGTAAGAGCCAATAAAGTATACTCCGCCATGATGGACGGGCTGGCCAGAGGCCTGTATGCACCTGGTAACGGAGTTGCCGATGTGGAAGGCGACTTTGAAGACGGCCGCTACAGAGGCACATTTGGTGACCGCGGCGACATTCAGGTTGGGGTTCAGTTCCATCTCAATGACAACGTAATTGAAGATATGAGCTTCCGTTATTTATACTACGGTGGCACTGACTTCAGAGAACTGGAAGAAGATCACGCTTTTTATGGTGTGGCAGAGCAGCATGAGCAGATCATCGAGTATCTGGAAGGCCAGGATATCCGGACTGCATTGGCAGATCTGCACTATCCCGGTGACTTCATTGAGGATGTGGATAACTGGAGCGGCGCTTCAGTTAGAGCAAATAAGGTTTACTCTGCTATGAGAAGTGCGCTGGCCAGAGGGGTATACCAGTACCGCTAA
- a CDS encoding response regulator yields the protein MKKNIKVMLVDDHSVVRQGLRLLLELDDTMEVCGEAETLTGAVAVCAEVAPDVILLDFKLPDGDGIIGCGNLKRQFPQVKIIILTAYADDHLVTETIKAGADGYLLKNVESEELINTIQAVHKGQSVLDPSVTEILFDNIKSQQPKKEHNLTPKEVQILDMISVGKANKEIAEIMKISDKTVRNYVSNILQKLNVSNRTEAASYWMRNSDLE from the coding sequence ATGAAAAAGAACATTAAAGTAATGTTGGTGGATGATCACAGTGTGGTACGGCAGGGTCTCAGGCTTTTGTTGGAGCTTGATGACACCATGGAAGTGTGTGGAGAAGCGGAAACGTTAACCGGTGCGGTTGCTGTATGTGCAGAAGTAGCTCCCGATGTAATTCTCTTAGACTTTAAATTGCCGGACGGAGACGGTATTATTGGTTGTGGAAACCTTAAAAGACAGTTCCCGCAGGTAAAAATTATTATCTTAACGGCTTATGCAGACGACCATCTGGTAACGGAAACCATTAAAGCCGGTGCGGATGGTTATTTGTTAAAAAATGTGGAAAGTGAAGAATTAATTAACACAATTCAAGCTGTGCATAAGGGGCAATCTGTGCTGGATCCCAGTGTCACAGAGATTCTTTTCGATAATATAAAGAGTCAACAGCCAAAAAAGGAGCACAATTTAACGCCCAAAGAAGTGCAAATCCTGGACATGATCAGTGTGGGCAAAGCCAACAAAGAAATTGCCGAGATTATGAAGATTTCCGACAAGACTGTTCGGAACTATGTCAGTAATATTTTACAAAAGCTTAATGTATCTAACAGGACTGAGGCCGCCAGTTATTGGATGAGAAATTCAGATCTGGAGTAG